Genomic DNA from Channa argus isolate prfri chromosome 10, Channa argus male v1.0, whole genome shotgun sequence:
ACCGGATGGAGGCAGATTTATCGAAATGGTTTTACAAAACCCTTTAGACCGAGAGAAAGAGGAGACTCATACACTGGTGCTGGTTGCTTCAGATGGCGGTGATCCCCATAGATCAGGGATAGTGCGGATTCATATCACTGTACTTGATGCTAACGACAATGCTCCAGTGTGCAGCCAGGCTGTTTATAAAGCAGATGTCAAAGAAAATTCCCCTGAAGGAACAGTGGTGACCACTGTTAGCGCCACTGACGTAGATAAAGGCGTCAATGGGGAAGTGACATTTGCAATCCCTCATGCCACCAAAGatgcaaaacagctttttgaaGTCAATATTGAAACAGGGCAAATTAAAGTTTTAGGTAAACTAGATTTTGAAAAATCCAAAACTTATCAATTAAACGTTCAAGCTAGAGACCACGGGGGATATACAGACACGTGCAAAGTTATTATTCACATAATTGATGAGAATGACAATGTCCCTACAATACAGCTTATGTCATTTTCTAACTCAGTATCTGAGGATTCCCCCCCAGGTACAACTATAGCTGTTGTTAACGTGGATGATGAAGACTCTGATGGTAACGGTGTTGTTAAATGCTCCATCAACTCTGACATACCTTTCAAAATCGAATCTTCACTAACTGGTTATTACACCATAGTAACCGATAACCTGTTAGACAGAGAAAGTCTTGCTGAGTACAACATCACCATAACGGTCTCTGACAAAGGCTCCCCGCCTCTGTCTAGCAGTAAAACCATCAATGTAAAGGTGTCTGACGTAAATGACAGTCCACCTCAATTTGATCAATCTGAATATAGTAAGACTGTACCAGAGAACAATTCTCCTGGATTCTCTGTGTTTACTCTCAGCGCTACTGATGCAGACTGGGGCAGAAATGCTCGGATTTCTTACTttctggaagaaaaagaaattaatggGCTTCTGGTGTCTTCATTAGTGTCAGTAAATTCAGAAAACGGTCTTATTCATGCACTGAAGTCTTTTGATTATGAACACATCAAGTGGTTCGAATTTAACGTAACTGCTCGTGATGCTGGATCACCTCCTCTAAGTTCGGTGGCTACAGTTAGACTCATAGTCCAGGACCAGAACGACAACCCTCCTCAGGTCCTGTACCCAGTCCAGACTGGTGGCTCTCAGGTGGCTGAAATGGTGCCTCGTTCAGCAGATGTGGGCTATCTGGTGACTAAAGTGGTGGCTGTTGATGTGGACTCTGGACAGAATGCCTGGCTCTCCTATAAACTGCAGAAATCCACAGACAGGGCGCTGTTTGAAGTTGGCTTACAGAATGGAGAAATAAGAACTATCCGCCAAGTCACTGATAAAgatgctgtcaaacaaagactCACTGTTATAGTGGAGGACAACGGGCAGCCCTCTCGTTCAGCTACAGTCATTGTTAACGTGGCGGTGGCCGACAGCTTCCCTGAAGTGCTGTCGGAGTTCGCTGACTTTACACACGACAAGGAGTACAATGACAACCTGACTTTTTACTTAGTGTTGGCTCTGGCTGTAGTTTCCTTCCTGTTCATCACGTGTTTAGTGGTTATTATATCAGTGAAAATCTACAGGTGGAGACAGTCTCGCGTCCTGTATCACTCCAGCCTCCCTGTGATTCCGTATTATCCACCACGTTACTCAGACACTTTGGGGACAGGGACTCTCCAACACGTGTACAATTACGAGGTGTGCAGGACGACTGACTCCAGAAAGAGTGACTGTAAGTTGGGCAGAGCCAATAGTCAGAACGTGCTAATAATGGACCCCTTTTCATCAGGGACGATGCAGCGGATACAGAGTGAAAAGAGCATCCTGGATGAACCAGATTCTCCTCTAGAGGTTAGTTAAATATGGCTACGTCCATATACAGTGATTCATTTTTGTGCTGGTCCTCATTTTCAGCGCCATGGACAGCATCTTAGTCTCCGTCATTTGAAAACAacgtttattttatttttttttttatgcttattCGGATCTTTCGAGCGCCTCACCTCCTTAATAATTCACTATTTGTATTGCGACGTCACAAGTTTAAACGATTCACCTTCCTTTGTgagaaatctgtttttttgtcacttttaaaaacagcacCATTTGCTCAAAGACGAACCATTTCAAGTCATCACCCAAACATCTGTCTCAACTTGACCAGAGGATGGTAGCCTATCGAATGCGATTGTATTAATGTAGAcataacattaaaatgtcaaatatggaTATAATAGATAATCTGTccttgtgaaaatgaaaatttgctATTTCCTTTGGTTTTTAAGTCATTAATAAATCATGTCCCCAATAGtactacattaaaatacagtatttgcattATTGATTTGACTTGTGGAATATTAAGATTAACATGAATCATCAATAATGATTCGGTGTTAACAAATACATAAGACAcgttttatttgaaattcatCATATATTCTATTTGATCAGCACATATTTGATGTAATATTTGAATTTCACTGTAGAAGCAAACGTTATTTACTTCATCTTCTTATTTTAGGTAAAAGGACCTTCACACCCCTCTCAAAGACACATTTCTACACTTTTACAATTTGACTGTATAAAGAATTCATCAGTCAGGGAAATGCAGActtgaaatatgaaaaagtgatttaaaactAAAGCAGCCTTCagcatattaaaatacattggAGTACTGATATTAATATCACTGTGCTGTTATcaaaactgacagaaaacaacagatttCTTATGAACAATTGTGAAATGGTTAAACTTATGACCACACAATATTCGTATGTTTTCACTAATTTATCAGTGagatgtatatgtatgtatatatgtactgtcatgcatttacagtatatccTGGCATAAGTCACAAGCAGATTACCTTTACTCCGCTGTATCGTCAATCAAATAccactaaaatgttttacagcattATGAATTTGGTAAACCGAGAATCAAAATGCCTTGTTTATTTGCATTGCTGCAgagctttgtttattttaaggTACTAGGTTCTGTTATAATAACTGCCCATTTTAGTGTATTTTATtagtatgttttaaatataagtaAGTATTAACTTTTTAACCATTAACCGCTTTTCAAAATTCCCACACTATTGAACGGTCCCTCAAAACAAAACTGGGTTGTGTAAAAtacagctctctctctctggttgtAATCGATTTGGTGATTTGTGTGagttttaatgttacattttgggTCGATATATTCAATCTTTGTTTGTAGTCTGTcggttacatttttttttttttaattattagtgTACCTCCCCAAGTTCTTTCATCTGTTCGCCTCTAAGGGACGCTGTTGATCAGTAAAACAGCGTTTGGTGTTATAAAGGACAGAAAAAGGAGAGGCTTGTCTTAACAGAAAGAGCTGTTCGACGGACAGTCAGTTCACTTGTAACAACCTTTTTGTTTGATAGACGAATGATGTGAAtacaaacaaatgcagcaatattGAACAGCAATCAAGCTTGTTTCTAAATATTAGGGTGAAGAATTTGTATTTACCATCGCATAAGGGTTGCAATCTTGCCGAAATGGGGATGTGCCAGCATCGATGCGGTGAGTGGCTGTTCTGTTGGACAATTACATGGAAACTGCTCATTTTTGTCCTTGTGATCACCAACGTCAGTGGCCAAATTCGTTATTCAATGCCGGAGGAGATGAAGAAAGGCTCCCTAATCGGGAATGTAGCACAAGACCTTGGTTTGGATCTGAAAAGGCTCCGTTCTGGTCGGGCCCGTATCGTGAGTGGAGAAAACAATCAGTACACCGAGCTCAAGACAGACAAAGGGATCCTTGTTGTAAATGAGAACATAGACCGAGAAGAGCTTTGTGGAGAAGTGACACCGTGCAGCTTCAGCTTTGAAATTATTCTAGAAAATCCAATTGAACTGCACAGGGTAACGGTAGAAATATTAGACGTAAATGATCATGCGCCAACGTTCagaaataatgtaattaatctTGAAATTAGTGAATCCGCAACAATAGGATCACGTTTTGATCTAGAAAGCGCATACGATCCCGATGCAGGGATTCACGGATtgcataattatgttttatccCCTAATGACAATTTTGTTCTTAAGCAACACTCCAACTCCGATGGAATAAAATTAGCTGTAATGATATTACAGAAGCCTTTAGACAGAGAATTAAATCCacacttttctttaaaactCATAGCAGTAGACGGCGGAACTCCTCAGCGATCTGGTACAGCAAATATAGAGATCACTGTACTTGATGCAAATGATAATGCTCCTAAATTTAACCAGTTGCTGTACACTGCTACTGTGACCGAAAATGCTCCGATAGGCACTTACATAACTACCGTGAATGCTTCAGATGCAGACAGTGGCCCCAATGGTTTGGTAACTTACGCGTTTTCTGATGCAAAGGGAAAGTTTGGTGAACAATTTAAAATCGACCGATTCACCGGCAAAATAACTGTTGCTGATAACATTGattttgaaaaagacaaaaaatacgAAATAAGAGTGATTGCCAAAGACCAAGGTGGCCTAAGTGACGCAACAAAAGTTGTAATTGAGGTCACTGACATAAATGATAATACCCCAGTTATACATATAATGTCCTTCAGCAGCCTGATTTCAGAGGATGTCCCTCCAGGCACGACTATAGCTGTTTTTAACGTTAAAGATGCAGATTCGGAAAGA
This window encodes:
- the LOC137134001 gene encoding protocadherin gamma-A6-like, with translation MMACMRINAGRGRWQTLFFTLCLFNMGSVTGQARYSIPEEQAEGSFVGNIARDLGLDVARLVSGKARIITKGIRQYVDLNRDKGTLVIKERIDREELCAKTTPCSFSFEVILENPIQLYRVTVEVIDINDNSPSFPKEEINLEIVENAAPGTRFSLVSADDPDVGKNDIQKYTLKPLDHFKLEVQSQPDGGRFIEMVLQNPLDREKEETHTLVLVASDGGDPHRSGIVRIHITVLDANDNAPVCSQAVYKADVKENSPEGTVVTTVSATDVDKGVNGEVTFAIPHATKDAKQLFEVNIETGQIKVLGKLDFEKSKTYQLNVQARDHGGYTDTCKVIIHIIDENDNVPTIQLMSFSNSVSEDSPPGTTIAVVNVDDEDSDGNGVVKCSINSDIPFKIESSLTGYYTIVTDNLLDRESLAEYNITITVSDKGSPPLSSSKTINVKVSDVNDSPPQFDQSEYSKTVPENNSPGFSVFTLSATDADWGRNARISYFLEEKEINGLLVSSLVSVNSENGLIHALKSFDYEHIKWFEFNVTARDAGSPPLSSVATVRLIVQDQNDNPPQVLYPVQTGGSQVAEMVPRSADVGYLVTKVVAVDVDSGQNAWLSYKLQKSTDRALFEVGLQNGEIRTIRQVTDKDAVKQRLTVIVEDNGQPSRSATVIVNVAVADSFPEVLSEFADFTHDKEYNDNLTFYLVLALAVVSFLFITCLVVIISVKIYRWRQSRVLYHSSLPVIPYYPPRYSDTLGTGTLQHVYNYEVCRTTDSRKSDCKLGRANSQNVLIMDPFSSGTMQRIQSEKSILDEPDSPLEVS